One genomic region from Reichenbachiella ulvae encodes:
- a CDS encoding hemolysin family protein, protein MDTFLTGAILTSIFFSALFSGIEIAFITTDKLHIALQEKQGGLSARILHKFSNNPSNFIATTLIGNNLTLVVYGIFMAMLLDPWLARVLPEPFNNDLVILLSQTVISTIIVLFTAEYVPKSIFLTNPYRFLSVLSVPILIIYYLLSPVVFMVVAGSKFLLTRVLRLEYSDDRPVYGLTDLNNYIRNIMEDDTEENDQDVDARFFNNALDFKTVKVRECMIPRTEIKAVDVSDTIEELKEMFIETGLSKILVYDESIDDVIGYCHSLALFKKPQDIPEILTKIIIVPETMPANELMIQLITEHKSLALVVDEYGGTSGIVSLEDIIEEIFGEIRDEHDEEDLLELKLNDKEYEFSARQEVDYLNDTHGFNLPTGDYDTLGGLILSINENLPEPGDVIELPGYSFEILLMEEARIEKIKLRILDQE, encoded by the coding sequence ATGGATACATTCCTGACAGGGGCCATCCTGACATCAATTTTCTTCTCTGCGCTGTTTTCTGGTATCGAAATAGCATTTATCACAACCGATAAGCTTCATATAGCATTGCAGGAAAAGCAGGGTGGGTTGTCAGCAAGGATTCTACACAAGTTTTCGAACAATCCTTCCAATTTCATTGCTACCACATTGATTGGTAATAACCTGACGCTTGTAGTCTATGGTATATTTATGGCGATGCTTCTGGATCCCTGGTTGGCGAGAGTGCTGCCCGAACCTTTCAACAACGATTTGGTGATTTTGCTGTCACAGACTGTAATCTCTACGATCATCGTTCTCTTTACCGCTGAGTATGTACCCAAGAGTATTTTCCTAACCAATCCTTACCGTTTTCTTTCGGTTCTATCCGTACCTATTTTGATCATTTACTACTTGCTCAGTCCGGTGGTCTTTATGGTTGTGGCTGGTAGCAAGTTTTTGTTAACCAGAGTTCTGAGGTTGGAATATTCGGATGATCGACCCGTATATGGTTTGACAGACCTGAACAACTATATCCGAAATATTATGGAGGATGATACGGAGGAAAATGATCAGGATGTCGATGCACGTTTTTTCAACAATGCCCTGGATTTTAAAACCGTTAAGGTGAGGGAGTGCATGATTCCTCGTACCGAGATCAAAGCTGTAGATGTCAGTGATACGATAGAGGAGTTAAAAGAAATGTTCATCGAAACGGGGCTTTCGAAGATCCTGGTGTATGATGAATCTATTGATGATGTGATTGGTTATTGCCATTCGCTGGCTTTGTTCAAAAAGCCACAGGATATTCCTGAAATTCTTACTAAGATCATTATAGTACCTGAAACCATGCCAGCAAATGAATTGATGATTCAATTGATTACTGAACACAAAAGTTTAGCTTTGGTGGTCGACGAGTATGGTGGTACGTCAGGGATCGTTAGTTTGGAAGATATTATCGAGGAGATTTTTGGTGAAATTCGTGATGAGCACGATGAAGAAGATTTGCTCGAGCTAAAACTCAATGATAAGGAATATGAATTCAGTGCCCGACAAGAAGTAGATTATCTTAATGATACTCATGGTTTTAACCTGCCGACAGGTGACTATGATACACTAGGAGGACTGATTTTGTCTATCAATGAGAACTTACCTGAACCCGGAGATGTGATTGAATTACCGGGATATAGCTTCGAAATTTTACTCATGGAAGAAGCTCGAATCGAAAAAATCAAATTAAGAATTTTAGATCAAGAATAG
- the lptC gene encoding LPS export ABC transporter periplasmic protein LptC translates to MKHLFPLFILLGLLACEDKKAVLDQERYEGPSVSMDSIDVMVSDSAVAKIRLVAAKQLVYENEDRDFPEGIYLEFYDNAGRLASTLRANTGYYFSEEDYYKAEGDVQMVSLAKGDDLHTELLNWVPKEERIHTDKFVTIRSGGEVLKGEGLEASEDFDEYTILKPTGVMNLAPTNEAKSNSGGFDDDLVFEEDTTDYELLEEEAEIEKSE, encoded by the coding sequence ATGAAACATCTTTTTCCCTTATTCATATTATTAGGTCTGTTAGCCTGTGAGGACAAAAAGGCCGTACTGGATCAAGAGCGCTATGAGGGGCCTTCTGTATCAATGGATAGCATAGATGTGATGGTATCTGATTCAGCTGTCGCTAAGATCCGTCTGGTGGCTGCCAAGCAGTTGGTCTACGAAAATGAGGATCGAGATTTTCCTGAAGGGATTTATCTGGAATTTTATGATAATGCTGGACGTCTGGCTTCCACCCTGCGAGCGAATACGGGTTACTATTTTTCTGAGGAAGATTATTATAAGGCCGAGGGAGATGTCCAAATGGTAAGTCTGGCCAAGGGTGATGATTTGCATACCGAGCTGCTCAATTGGGTACCGAAAGAAGAAAGAATTCATACGGATAAGTTTGTGACCATCCGATCCGGAGGGGAGGTACTCAAGGGAGAAGGTCTGGAAGCCAGCGAGGACTTTGATGAATACACGATCCTGAAACCAACTGGTGTCATGAATCTGGCGCCAACTAACGAAGCTAAAAGTAACTCTGGTGGATTTGACGATGATTTGGTTTTCGAGGAAGATACTACAGATTATGAGTTGCTAGAGGAAGAAGCAGAAATAGAAAAGTCAGAATAG
- a CDS encoding tetratricopeptide repeat protein, translated as MKKLLLIGLVVGLNAAAIAQPGWNWPEDVDKAKEKNALYVDAVKSEQYATAVEPHKWLLENCPDLNESLYINGIKIYEGLADEEKDAAKQLEYQEMAMKMYDDRIKYFGDEANVLNRKAFSAYKYYKGNKAKYQEMMDLFKKVFELNGTEVLNNNLVGYMDVVRRYKLTGGAITDEEVIEIYGMVSDIIAEKQAKSGNDKYEKYQENVDKLLTATVDVNCEFIEGKLVPKMRETQDVKMAKKVFQLMLSAKCTDSPAFAEAGELVYTTDPSYGMAKVLGIKFAAAGDMDKATKYYDAAIDMSDDNLKKAEIYMNKAQMYASKGMKPSARSAARMALANDPSAKEAYTLIGNLYFQSYNDCREGVSKVDDRLVFIAAYNQYAKAGNSELMAKAKEQFPSIGEIFELGLTEGQSMTLGCWINETVVLERRPN; from the coding sequence ATGAAAAAGCTACTATTGATAGGGTTAGTTGTTGGTTTGAATGCAGCAGCAATCGCTCAGCCAGGATGGAACTGGCCAGAAGATGTAGATAAAGCAAAAGAGAAAAACGCACTCTATGTAGATGCTGTTAAAAGTGAGCAATATGCAACAGCAGTAGAGCCTCACAAGTGGTTACTAGAGAATTGCCCTGACCTTAACGAGTCGCTTTATATTAATGGTATCAAGATATATGAAGGATTGGCTGATGAAGAGAAAGATGCTGCCAAGCAGCTTGAGTATCAAGAGATGGCCATGAAGATGTACGATGACCGAATCAAGTATTTTGGTGATGAAGCCAATGTATTGAATAGAAAGGCCTTTAGTGCTTACAAATACTATAAAGGAAACAAAGCCAAGTATCAAGAAATGATGGATTTGTTCAAAAAAGTATTTGAACTAAATGGTACTGAAGTTCTTAACAACAACTTGGTTGGCTACATGGATGTAGTGAGAAGATATAAATTGACTGGTGGAGCAATCACTGATGAGGAGGTGATTGAGATATATGGAATGGTCTCAGATATCATCGCTGAGAAGCAAGCCAAGTCAGGCAATGATAAATATGAAAAGTATCAAGAGAATGTTGATAAACTTTTGACTGCCACGGTAGATGTCAACTGTGAGTTCATCGAAGGAAAATTGGTTCCTAAAATGAGAGAAACACAGGATGTGAAAATGGCTAAGAAAGTTTTCCAATTGATGTTATCTGCAAAATGCACTGATAGCCCAGCATTTGCCGAGGCAGGTGAGTTGGTTTACACGACTGATCCATCTTACGGTATGGCAAAAGTATTGGGGATTAAATTCGCCGCTGCTGGAGATATGGATAAGGCAACTAAATACTATGATGCTGCGATCGATATGTCAGATGATAATTTGAAGAAAGCAGAGATCTATATGAACAAGGCTCAGATGTATGCTAGTAAAGGCATGAAGCCATCAGCTAGAAGCGCTGCGAGAATGGCATTGGCCAATGATCCATCTGCTAAGGAAGCATATACTTTAATTGGTAATCTTTATTTCCAGAGCTACAATGATTGTAGAGAGGGTGTGAGCAAGGTAGATGACAGATTGGTTTTCATCGCAGCTTACAACCAGTATGCGAAAGCAGGAAATTCTGAATTGATGGCAAAGGCCAAAGAACAATTTCCTTCTATAGGAGAAATTTTCGAACTTGGATTGACTGAAGGTCAGTCTATGACTCTGGGATGTTGGATCAACGAAACGGTTGTTCTAGAAAGAAGACCGAACTAA